The proteins below are encoded in one region of Bosea sp. BIWAKO-01:
- a CDS encoding branched-chain amino acid ABC transporter permease — MTLFLQALMNGLMTGALIAVPAVGFSAIFAVLRYPNFAIASYATIGAFAAWWANVVLGLPIIPALVIAFAIAGAVGVVAEESALSRLRGNGALIVAIASIALNLVLENIVRFIFGNDMRGYDLPLMRDMRFGDLRIGPQQLQSLALAVVIMAGMFAFLRYTRFGKAMRAVADNPDLARLKGIDPARIAIVTVFLGAGLTGVGGVLIGLDTSIDPLTGYRVLLSVFAAAVLGGLGSIPGAVVGALALGIAEELALIAVPATYRTAVGFIAILIMLTFRPRGILGERAV, encoded by the coding sequence GTGACCCTTTTCCTGCAGGCGCTCATGAACGGGCTGATGACCGGGGCGCTGATCGCCGTCCCGGCTGTCGGCTTCTCGGCCATTTTCGCCGTGCTGCGCTATCCCAACTTCGCCATCGCATCCTATGCCACCATTGGTGCCTTTGCCGCATGGTGGGCGAATGTGGTGCTGGGGCTGCCGATCATTCCGGCTCTCGTGATTGCGTTTGCAATCGCCGGAGCCGTCGGCGTGGTCGCGGAGGAGAGTGCGCTCAGCCGCCTGCGCGGGAACGGGGCGCTCATCGTCGCCATCGCCTCGATCGCGCTCAATCTCGTGCTCGAGAATATCGTCCGCTTCATCTTCGGCAACGACATGCGCGGCTATGACCTGCCCCTGATGCGCGACATGCGCTTCGGCGATCTGCGGATCGGCCCGCAGCAGCTGCAAAGCCTCGCGCTGGCGGTCGTGATCATGGCGGGGATGTTTGCCTTCCTGCGCTATACGCGCTTCGGCAAGGCCATGCGCGCAGTCGCCGACAATCCCGATCTCGCCCGGCTGAAGGGCATCGATCCGGCCCGGATCGCCATCGTCACCGTCTTCCTGGGCGCGGGGCTCACCGGTGTCGGCGGCGTGCTGATCGGCCTCGATACCTCGATCGACCCGCTCACCGGCTATCGCGTGTTGCTGTCGGTCTTCGCCGCAGCGGTGCTCGGCGGGCTCGGCTCGATCCCTGGCGCTGTGGTTGGAGCGCTTGCGCTCGGCATCGCCGAGGAACTGGCGTTGATCGCGGTGCCCGCAACCTATCGCACCGCCGTCGGCTTCATCGCGATCCTGATCATGCTGACCTTCCGCCCGCGCGGCATCCTGGGCGAGAGGGCGGTCTGA
- a CDS encoding branched-chain amino acid ABC transporter permease: MLSYVIFTLTLCGIYALLALSLNLIWGGVGLVNLGLAGFFAVGAYASALATGAGAPVLIGWTAALAVGAVVGLVVTFATLRLRDDYLAIVTLGFAEVIRLVALNERWLTKGSDGISGIKAPLKAELGLMGFNLFYLGLVTLIVAGVWLLLRRLDGSPYGRAMKAIREDQQLAAFAGKTVLRFKLQAFALSAAIAALAGALYAHFQSYVSPDHFQPLITIYIFLAVTAGGVGRPSGAVVGAYLVVIFLEATRFATEWVPGLQPVQVAALREILVGLALILVLHLRPQGLLPERIPRAPKPAPFKA; encoded by the coding sequence ATGTTGTCCTATGTCATCTTCACCCTGACGCTCTGCGGCATCTACGCGCTGCTCGCGCTCAGCCTGAACCTGATCTGGGGCGGCGTCGGACTGGTCAATCTCGGTCTCGCCGGGTTCTTTGCGGTCGGAGCCTATGCTTCCGCGCTGGCGACCGGGGCAGGGGCGCCGGTGCTCATCGGCTGGACCGCAGCGCTCGCGGTCGGCGCGGTGGTCGGGCTTGTCGTCACATTCGCGACCTTGCGGCTGCGCGACGACTATCTCGCCATCGTCACCCTCGGCTTTGCCGAGGTGATCCGGCTCGTTGCATTGAACGAACGCTGGCTCACCAAGGGATCCGACGGCATTTCCGGGATCAAGGCGCCTCTCAAGGCCGAGCTCGGCCTCATGGGCTTCAACCTCTTCTATCTCGGTCTGGTCACGCTGATCGTGGCCGGCGTCTGGCTGCTGCTGCGACGGCTCGACGGCTCGCCCTATGGAAGGGCGATGAAGGCGATCCGCGAGGATCAGCAGCTTGCGGCCTTCGCTGGAAAGACGGTGCTGCGTTTCAAGCTCCAGGCCTTCGCGCTCTCAGCTGCCATCGCGGCATTGGCCGGTGCGCTGTATGCGCATTTCCAGTCTTATGTGTCGCCTGACCATTTCCAGCCGCTGATCACGATCTACATCTTCCTGGCGGTGACTGCCGGCGGTGTCGGTCGCCCGAGCGGCGCTGTCGTCGGCGCTTATCTCGTCGTGATCTTCCTCGAGGCCACGCGCTTCGCCACCGAATGGGTGCCGGGTCTGCAGCCTGTCCAGGTCGCGGCACTGCGCGAGATCCTGGTTGGGCTCGCGCTGATCCTCGTCCTGCACCTGCGGCCACAGGGACTCCTGCCCGAACGCATTCCACGGGCCCCCAAGCCCGCCCCTTTCAAAGCCTGA
- a CDS encoding GAF domain-containing protein, translating into MSDDLAVLSRLLAEPGQPDTLFKAFEAATKQLVGHELFTLLYVDGEEVARIYSNRPAEYPVSGRKTMGPTPWGDHVLKGRKPYLGRDKAGIRWAFFDHVLIESMGLGSVINVPALYDGKVVGTINLLAPEGFYREEHVPLVERLAPLLVPAFLAARAEARAV; encoded by the coding sequence ATGTCCGATGATCTTGCCGTCCTGTCGCGCCTGCTTGCAGAGCCCGGCCAGCCGGACACGCTGTTCAAGGCCTTCGAGGCTGCGACCAAGCAGCTCGTCGGGCATGAGCTCTTCACCCTGCTCTATGTCGATGGCGAGGAGGTCGCGCGGATCTATTCGAACCGCCCGGCCGAATATCCGGTCTCGGGCCGCAAGACGATGGGGCCGACGCCCTGGGGCGACCATGTCCTCAAGGGGCGCAAGCCCTATCTCGGGCGCGACAAGGCCGGAATCCGCTGGGCCTTCTTCGATCACGTGCTGATCGAGAGCATGGGCCTCGGCTCGGTCATCAACGTGCCTGCGCTCTATGACGGCAAGGTCGTCGGCACGATCAACCTGCTCGCGCCGGAAGGCTTCTATCGCGAGGAGCATGTGCCGCTGGTCGAGCGGCTGGCGCCTCTGCTGGTTCCCGCATTCCTGGCTGCCCGCGCAGAAGCGCGCGCTGTCTGA